The Drosophila innubila isolate TH190305 chromosome 3R unlocalized genomic scaffold, UK_Dinn_1.0 2_E_3R, whole genome shotgun sequence genome has a segment encoding these proteins:
- the LOC117791311 gene encoding uncharacterized protein LOC117791311 has product MLLLAGVGIIYGQLHTSQVPHKCHDVCPTSYRVVCALYNGCLRTFASSCVMRMYNCKYQKDYRIISQRACEFISNEELRNLEL; this is encoded by the exons ATGTTATTGCTAGCTGGAGTTGGTATTATTTATGGACAGTTACATACTTCGCAAG TGCCCCACAAATGTCACGATGTGTGTCCAACAAGTTATCGTGTGGTTTGTGCTCTCTATAACGGATGCTTGAGGACATTTGCCAGTAGTTGTGTGATGCGGATGTACAACTGCAAGTATCAGAAGG atTACCGGATCATATCGCAGCGAGCATGCGAATTTATTAGCAATGAAGAGCTTCGAAATTTGGAGCTCTAG